The following are encoded together in the Acidicapsa ligni genome:
- a CDS encoding isoprenyl transferase: protein MYLTATSRIHELTPEERAVYATLTPARLPEHVAIIMDGNGRWAGLRSLKRFLGHQQGAKSVQLVTEAASRIGLPWLTLYAFSLENNLRRPRAEVTFLMRLLRSYLESNLQRMMDNNVRIRYIGRTHELPPEVQEKMQWAAEATARNTGTTLTLALNYGARSEMVDAFRGLAAEMKLKGLSPDRITEEDVHRHLYTAHMPDPDLLIRTSGEMRISNYLLWQIAYTEIFVTERFWPDFRGIHLLEAIAAYQRRERRYGGLGEAEREDQSAGEEMTEAARTSR, encoded by the coding sequence TTGTACTTGACTGCCACGTCGCGAATTCATGAGTTGACGCCCGAAGAACGGGCCGTATACGCGACACTGACTCCCGCGCGATTGCCGGAGCACGTCGCCATCATTATGGACGGCAACGGCCGCTGGGCTGGTTTGCGTTCGTTAAAGCGCTTTCTCGGCCATCAACAGGGAGCGAAGAGTGTCCAATTGGTGACCGAGGCGGCTTCGCGCATCGGTTTGCCCTGGCTTACCCTGTATGCCTTTTCCCTGGAAAATAATCTTCGCCGTCCGCGTGCCGAAGTCACTTTTCTCATGCGGCTGCTTCGCAGCTACCTGGAGAGCAACCTGCAGCGGATGATGGATAATAACGTCCGCATCCGGTACATCGGGCGAACGCACGAGTTGCCGCCGGAAGTGCAGGAAAAAATGCAATGGGCCGCCGAGGCTACTGCTCGCAACACCGGCACGACGCTGACCCTGGCGCTGAATTACGGCGCACGGTCGGAGATGGTGGATGCGTTTCGCGGGCTGGCTGCGGAGATGAAGTTGAAGGGGCTCAGCCCGGACCGTATCACCGAGGAAGATGTCCATCGCCATCTCTACACGGCGCATATGCCGGACCCGGATCTGCTAATCCGAACGTCGGGGGAGATGCGGATTTCAAATTACCTGCTCTGGCAGATTGCTTACACAGAGATTTTCGTGACGGAACGCTTCTGGCCCGACTTCCGGGGCATTCACCTGCTGGAGGCCATCGCGGCTTATCAGCGTCGGGAACGCCGTTACGGCGGCCTGGGTGAAGCGGAGCGGGAAGACCAATCTGCCGGCGAAGAAATGACAGAAGCAGCTCGAACCTCCAGATAA
- a CDS encoding phosphatidate cytidylyltransferase, translating into MKRILTALVLIPLVILLVFFGPDWAVTLAVGAVALLAAWEYIGIAKAADANPPRVAVLVAIALLFAVSQLWPDKLSTALGALSLALLLYCTFSSPIAKVLHDSASSIFCLIYIGFTLISLPALRSAEDGKTLVTFLLCVVWAGDIVALYVGRNLGRHKLAPRLSPNKTWEGAVGSVVGSLLVTVGLIVLAEQLAKREIMTLAFAGPVWHWLLLAVVVNVAAQVGDLAESALKRSAGVKDSGTLLPGHGGVLDRIDALLLAAPVLWYAQVIQHF; encoded by the coding sequence ATGAAACGAATTCTGACAGCCTTGGTATTGATTCCGCTGGTGATTCTGCTGGTGTTTTTTGGGCCGGATTGGGCGGTGACTCTGGCCGTTGGCGCGGTGGCCCTGTTGGCTGCGTGGGAGTACATCGGCATCGCCAAAGCGGCGGATGCGAATCCTCCGCGGGTTGCGGTGCTGGTTGCGATTGCGCTGCTGTTTGCTGTGAGCCAGCTCTGGCCGGATAAGCTTTCTACGGCGCTTGGCGCGTTATCCCTGGCGCTGCTGCTCTATTGCACCTTTTCTTCGCCTATTGCAAAGGTGCTGCATGACTCGGCTTCGTCGATTTTTTGCCTGATTTATATAGGGTTTACGCTGATCTCCTTGCCTGCTCTGCGCAGCGCTGAGGATGGGAAGACGCTGGTGACTTTTCTGCTCTGCGTAGTCTGGGCCGGAGATATTGTGGCGCTCTACGTAGGCCGGAATTTAGGCCGGCACAAACTTGCTCCGCGGCTTAGCCCCAATAAGACGTGGGAAGGCGCAGTCGGTTCGGTGGTGGGCAGCCTGCTGGTCACGGTTGGACTGATTGTGCTGGCTGAGCAGCTCGCCAAGCGAGAAATTATGACGCTGGCTTTTGCCGGACCGGTTTGGCACTGGCTGCTGTTGGCTGTAGTGGTGAACGTGGCCGCGCAGGTGGGCGATCTGGCTGAGTCGGCGCTAAAGCGCTCTGCTGGAGTGAAAGATTCCGGAACGCTTTTGCCCGGGCATGGTGGAGTTCTGGACCGCATCGACGCGCTTCTGCTCGCTGCTCCGGTGCTGTGGTACGCTCAGGTTATTCAACACTTTTAA
- a CDS encoding helix-turn-helix domain-containing protein — MATTLVTMPVTTSVREVLRCEHCLLVQFRTSNSMCRRCHKPLDMEEVPAPVEVIAQSEAPPSATDAGLRVANQVKDIRKARHLSQRQLASRMQVPRTYISKIENGKAIPTLGSLERLANALEVDICQLVRDGRSKHDEEVAEILADPFLAELALYLPQLEPLQRSMLLNDARDRARNSVRDISMVRRRTA; from the coding sequence ATGGCAACGACCCTGGTAACGATGCCCGTTACGACGTCTGTTCGCGAAGTACTACGCTGCGAACACTGCCTGCTGGTGCAGTTCCGGACCAGCAACTCGATGTGCCGGCGCTGCCACAAGCCGCTGGACATGGAAGAAGTTCCAGCCCCCGTCGAAGTGATAGCGCAGAGTGAAGCTCCGCCCTCCGCAACCGATGCCGGTCTTCGGGTTGCGAATCAGGTGAAGGATATTCGCAAGGCGCGTCATTTGAGCCAGCGTCAGCTTGCCAGCCGGATGCAGGTTCCCCGGACGTACATCTCCAAAATTGAAAATGGCAAGGCAATTCCGACACTTGGTTCTCTTGAGCGTCTGGCAAATGCGCTTGAAGTGGACATCTGCCAGTTGGTGCGCGACGGCCGCAGCAAGCATGACGAGGAAGTGGCGGAGATACTGGCCGATCCTTTTCTCGCGGAGCTGGCGCTGTATCTGCCTCAATTGGAGCCGTTGCAGCGGTCAATGCTGTTGAACGATGCACGGGATCGGGCTCGGAATTCTGTTCGCGATATTTCGATGGTCAGGCGTCGCACGGCGTAA